Part of the Lucilia cuprina isolate Lc7/37 chromosome 5, ASM2204524v1, whole genome shotgun sequence genome is shown below.
TTTATTTCCATCATTAATGTACCCTCTcttacttaaatattaaattcatataaacttttctttaatatattttaaatatatgtcaaaaaatgtatttgaattATAAGTTTATCTTTGTCTGTGAATAGGTGAtaaggattaaaattttaataattttttgctttgctattataacaatattaaaacGTTCActattaagacaaaattttcaatagttgTTATTATTAACCTTCACAGTTTTCCTTtggtataataaatttaattaaacttttattattacttCATTACACATTTAAAACTAGAACGAATGCagtaaaataatcaaaataaacaaaaaatattctcaaATGTGTAACATTTCAAAGTAGAGCAAGtagatatatgtatacatatacctGAAACGCCGCCAATACATTAGAATATTTACACTTGCAAATATGCATTAATGGATTTTGCGATTAAATGCATGCTTGTGTTAACTTGTGATTGCAACGAAAATCTTTAGCGTTTAATTAACGCAACCATATAATTTTCAACATTAAAGCTTTAATGAGTTAATTTGAGATGCATGCTAAATGGCCTTGTCTTATTTATtatgcaacaataacaacaactatagtTAAATATATATAGCAACAATGTTGCTAACCCACTATAAAGCAATAGATTATAATTGTTAATGGGAGGAAGAAAATTTAGTTTCACaataatttattcattcattcgatGATCCCCCTTTTGTGTAGTAAACcgttaatttattgttttttgagcgattaaatatttaagtctAAAATGCAGTAATGGGTAAGATCTCAAAAAATGTGCAATGTGAATGCAGCAAGAGTCGACTGAATTATTAATAGAAAAGGACTATAAGAACAGTCTATGTAGTATTGACTTCATTAGTATATACTGCTAACTAGATATCAGTCTATAGCTGTGACTGTAGATCGTTCTATAGccatatagtcttgactatagatgagtctataatcttgactatagatcggtctataatcttgactgtagatcagtctataatcttgactatagatcagtctacagtcttgactatagatcagtctacagtcttgactatagatcagtctacagtcttgactgtagatcagtctacagtcttaactatagatcagtctatagtgtagactatagataagtctatagtcttgactatagataaatctatagtcttgactatagataagtctatagtcttgactatagatcagtctacagtcttgactgtagatcagtctacagtcttaactatagatcagtctatagtctagactatagataagtctatagtcttgactatagataagtctatagtcttgactatagataagtctatagtcttgactatagataagtctatagtcttgactatagataagtctatagtcttgactatagataagtctatagtcttgactatagatcaatactaaatactgatttttttttttacaaaaaaaccctgtaaaatcaattaaattttttaataatattaaatttttaacatttcaaaattttgattttcttctattgaaaatttccgttaaattaaaacctcaaaaaaactaaagcaacaTGACTGAAGAAAAGAAAATGCCCAACTATGTGAAATTTATAATCGGTGGTGCCTCTGGTATGACTGGGTTGCTATTTGTACAACCTATGGATTTGGTTAAAACACGCATGCAAATGGCAGGTATTGGTGGCAAGGAGAGTGAGTACAAAAATTCCTTAGATTGTCTAATGAAAGTTCTGAAAAATGAGGGCTTACTCAAGTGCTGGCATGGTTTGGGAGCTGGTTTATTAAGACAGGCTACCTACACGACAGCAAGAATGGGTGTTTATCAGAATTTAATAGAAGCATATAAAAGCCATACTCAACATGCCCCCACGGTACCGGCAAGTATGGGTATGGGCATAATGGCGGGAGCCGTTGGTGCTTTTGTAGGCAATCCTGCCGATGTGGCCCTCATACGTATGGTAACCGATGGTAAATTACCGCCAGCTGAaagaagaaattataaaaatgtagcCGACGCTTTAACAAGAATTCTTAAAGAAGAGGGCTTGCCGGGCCTATGGAAAGGTTGCCTACCCACTGTAGGTCGAGCCATGATTGTGAACATGTGCCAATTGGCTTCCTATAGTCAAgcaaaaaactatttacaaaaagGACCTTTACAAATGAAAGAAGGTTTTGGTGTGCATGTTGGTGCAAGTTCTTTTTCTGGTCTTCTTACGTCAATAGCCTCACTCCCCATGGATATTGCTAAAACTCGTATACAAAATATGAAGACTGCTCCCGGAGCAAAACCAGAATATTCTGGTACAATTGATGTTCTAGTAAGGGTTTGTCGTAACGAAGGTCCCCTGGCCTTATGGAAAGGGTTTACCCCGTATTTTGCCCGTTTGACACCCTTAACTATATTGATTTTCGTATTTCTGGAACAGTATAATAAATTGtactataaatatgttttaggcACTGAGGGTGGTTCgagtttgtaaagaaaaatacgGTTTTGTTGAAttcgttttacatttttttaacaaaaaaacatttttttaaatcctgAAATTTGAAAGTGAAACTACcgcatttatcgaaaaatttctgcAGAAACaacgaaattaattttaatttaactttaaattgtaattttacatgtatacaaataaaaaatattaaaaaattttattaaaaaatttagtttatttccaGTTATGATCtggttcagatctagttcagttctagttcagttctagttcagttctagttcagttctagttcagttctagttcagttctagttcagttctagttcagttctagttcagttctagttcagttctagttcagttctagttcagttctagttcagttctagttcagttctagtttagttctagttcagttctagttcagttctagttcagttctagttcagttctagttcattctagttcagttctagttcagttctagttcagttctagttcagttctagttcagttctagttcagttctagttcagttctagttcagttctagttcagttctagttcagttctagttcagttctagttcagttctagttcagttctagttcagttctagttcagttctagttcagttctagttcagttctagttcagttctagttcagtttctagttcagttctagttcagttctagttcagtttctagttcagttctagttcagtttctagttcagttctagttcagttctagttcagttctagttcagttctagttcagttctagttcagttctagttcagttctagttcagttctagttcagttctagttcagttctagttcagttctagttcagttctagttcagttctagttcagttctagttcagttttagttcagttctagttcagttctagttcagttctagttcagttctagttcagttctagttcaattctagttcagttctagttcagttctagttcagttctagttcagttctagttcagttctagttcagttctagttcagttctagttcagttctagttcagttctagttcagttctagttcagttctagttcagttctagttcagttctagttcagttctagttcagttctagttcagttctagttcagttctagttcagttctagttcagttctagttcagttctagttcagttctagttcagttctagttcagttctagttcagttctagttcagttctagttcagttctagttcagttctagttcagttctagttcagttctagttcagttctagttcagttctagttcagttctagttcagttctagttcagttctagttcagttctagttcagttctagttcagttctagttctagttcagttctagttcagttctagttcagttctagttcagttctagttcagttctagttcagttctagttcagttctagttcagttctagttcagttctagttcagttctagttcagttctagttcagttctagttcagttctagttcagttctagttcagttctagtttcagttctagttcagttctagttcagttctagttcagttctagttcagttctagttcagttctagttcagttctagttcagttctagttcagttctagttcagttctagttcagttctagttcagttctagttcagttctagttcagttctagttcagttctagttcagttctagttcagttctagttcagttctagttcagttctagttcagttctagttcagttctagttcagttctagttcagttctagttcagttctagttcagttctagttcagttctagttcagttctagttcagttctagttcagttctagttcagttctagttcagttctagttcagttctagttcagttctagttcagttctagttcagttctagttcagttctagttcagttctagttcagttctagttcattctagttcagttctagttcagttctagttcagttctagttcagttctagttcagttctagttcagttctagttcagttctagttcagttctagttcagttctagttcagttctagttcagttctagttcagttctagttcagttctagttcagttctagttcagttctagttcagttctagttcagttctagttcagttctagttcagttctagttcagttctagttcagttctagttcagttctagttcagttctcttctagttcagttctagttcagttctagttcagttctagttcagttctagttcagttctagttcagttcttgttcagttctagtttagttctagttcggttctagttcagttctagtgcagttctagttcagttctagttcagttctagttcagttctagttcagttctagttcagttctagttctagttcagttctagttcagttctagttcagttctagttcagttctagttcagttctagttcagttctagttcagttctagttcagtctagttcagttctagttcagttctagttcagttctagttcagttctagttcagttctagttcagttctagttcagttctagttcagttctagttcagttctagttcagttctagttcagttctagttcagttctagttcagttctagttcagttctagttcagttctagttcagttctagttcagttctagttcagttctagttcagttctagttcagttctagttcagttctagttcagttctagttcagttctagttcagttctagttcagttctagttcagttctagttcagttctagttcagttctagttcagttctagttcagttctagttcagttccagttcagttctagttcagttgtagttcagttcaattctagttcagttcaattctagttcagttctaataacttaaagctttaattttaatCCCTGGcatataattaaaactaaaaaatttatcaatttataacacttatttaaataaaactaaaattaaataaacaatattataatttcggtaaaaaaattaattgtcttCCAATTTCCTGTTGTAAACCTAATTTCAAATCATGGCTGATTCAAAAAAGATGCCCAATTATGTGAAATTCGTTGTAGGTGGTGGTGCTGGCATGACAGCAACTTGTTTTGTACAACCCATGGATTTAGTTAAAACACGCATGCAAATGGCTGGAGTGGGTGGTAAAGCTAGAGAATATAAGAATTCTTTAGATTGTCTTTTGAAAGTGGTAAAAAATGAGGGTGTATTAAAGTGTTGGCAAGGTCTGGGAGCAGGTTTATTAAGACAGGCCACCTATACTACTACACGAATGGGagtttatcaaattttaattgatgTCTATAAAAGAAACAGTCAGCAAGTCCCTACTGTAGCGGCCAGTATGTCTATGGGTATAATGGCTGGAGCTGCAGGTGCTTTTGTAGGCAATCCCGCAGAGGTGGCCTTAATACGCATGGTAACCGATGGCAAATTATCAGAGAAAGAGAgaagaaactataaaaatgtaatcGATGCTTTGTGGCGAATACTCAAGGAAGAAGGTTTTGCGGGTTTATGGCGTGGTTGCCTACCCACTGTGGGCAGAGCCATGGTAGTAAATATGTGTCAATTGGCATCGTATAGtcaagttaaaaattttctacatcaAGGCCCTTGTCAAATGCCACAGGGTTTTGGTTTACATGTGGCAGCAAGTTTTTGTTCGGGACTTTTAACTTCAGTGGCCTCAATGCCACTTGATATTGCTAAGACTAgaatacaaaatatgaaaactcCTGTGGGAGCTAAGCCGGAATACTCCGGAACGTTAGatgttttgttgaaaatttctaGAAAAGAAGGAATGTTGGCTTTGTGGAAAGGTTTTACACCCTATTTTGCTCGTATTACACCACATACGATATTGACTTTTGTTTTCCTAGAGCAATATAACAAGTTGTACTATAAATATGTTCTGGGAGTGGAGGGAGGTTCCAATTTGTGATTTAAGGATGGAGTTTAATGGGctcattatgaaaattttatgttttataaacattgCAATTGTggtaatatttgttgttaataaaaacaatttatattgttgatgaacatatttattataaactcaCTAGTATTGCTAACCAAATGTTGAAATAATTGTGGTCTTTTATATGGATAAACAACCACACCTGAGGCTTTTAGATTGTTGCCAATTTAGCAGCACCTACTACAGCTGCTACTAATTGTACTGCAACAATTGTTATATATTGTGCTACcagtaatttaaaatgtataaatttatttaattatgacGTTATTTACAACTAATTAGATGAATTAATTTGTCTACTCAAATGTAAATGAACTTCGAATAATTGTATTTGTATCATGTTAatacttttgttaaaattgtttcttttttatgctaattattatttaatttgtaaaatacttgaaaaaaatgtctataataaaaaacaatatcaaCCATAAATTT
Proteins encoded:
- the LOC111676931 gene encoding mitochondrial 2-oxoglutarate/malate carrier protein-like, whose amino-acid sequence is MADSKKMPNYVKFVVGGGAGMTATCFVQPMDLVKTRMQMAGVGGKAREYKNSLDCLLKVVKNEGVLKCWQGLGAGLLRQATYTTTRMGVYQILIDVYKRNSQQVPTVAASMSMGIMAGAAGAFVGNPAEVALIRMVTDGKLSEKERRNYKNVIDALWRILKEEGFAGLWRGCLPTVGRAMVVNMCQLASYSQVKNFLHQGPCQMPQGFGLHVAASFCSGLLTSVASMPLDIAKTRIQNMKTPVGAKPEYSGTLDVLLKISRKEGMLALWKGFTPYFARITPHTILTFVFLEQYNKLYYKYVLGVEGGSNL
- the LOC111676930 gene encoding mitochondrial 2-oxoglutarate/malate carrier protein-like: MTEEKKMPNYVKFIIGGASGMTGLLFVQPMDLVKTRMQMAGIGGKESEYKNSLDCLMKVLKNEGLLKCWHGLGAGLLRQATYTTARMGVYQNLIEAYKSHTQHAPTVPASMGMGIMAGAVGAFVGNPADVALIRMVTDGKLPPAERRNYKNVADALTRILKEEGLPGLWKGCLPTVGRAMIVNMCQLASYSQAKNYLQKGPLQMKEGFGVHVGASSFSGLLTSIASLPMDIAKTRIQNMKTAPGAKPEYSGTIDVLVRVCRNEGPLALWKGFTPYFARLTPLTILIFVFLEQYNKLYYKYVLGTEGGSSL